A genomic region of Gemmatimonadetes bacterium SCN 70-22 contains the following coding sequences:
- a CDS encoding repressor produces the protein MATTCGCGCAIDQEGGRKAVAVDPAIKERNLKRLRRIEGQVRGLQRMVEEDRYCADILTQISSVHEALRATGRELMRNHLRHCVAAAVQSGPEAAEAVYDELIELMYRHAR, from the coding sequence CTGGCCACGACGTGCGGCTGCGGCTGCGCCATCGACCAGGAAGGGGGGCGCAAGGCGGTGGCGGTGGATCCCGCCATCAAGGAGCGCAACCTCAAGCGCTTGCGGCGCATCGAGGGACAGGTGCGCGGGCTGCAGCGGATGGTCGAGGAGGACCGCTACTGTGCGGACATCCTCACGCAGATCTCGTCGGTGCACGAGGCGCTCCGCGCCACCGGGCGCGAACTGATGCGCAACCACCTGCGCCACTGTGTTGCGGCGGCGGTGCAGTCGGGTCCGGAGGCCGCCGAGGCCGTCTACGACGAGTTGATCGAACTCATGTACCGTCACGCGCGTTGA
- a CDS encoding thiosulfate sulfurtransferase: MTTISTTPTIAAKGYAHPDALVSTEWLAEHLDDPSIRILESDEDVLLYAMGHIPNAQRIDWHTDLNDGVVRDYVSREAFQALVRARGIDEQTTVIFYGDKNNWWACYAFWVFQLFGFRNARILDGGRSKWELEGRPMTTEVPSFPPTSYVAPERDDARIRAYMHEVRAHMEAGKALVDVRSTPEYTGERTHMPEYPQEGTLRGGHIPGAKSVPWARAANPDGSFKSAADLRAIYEGEQGLRPDDDVIAYCRIGERSSHTWFVLTYLLGYRHVRNYDGSWTEWGNAVRAPIRLGSQP; this comes from the coding sequence ATGACCACCATCAGCACTACCCCGACCATCGCCGCGAAGGGCTACGCCCACCCCGACGCCCTGGTGAGCACCGAATGGCTCGCCGAGCACCTCGATGACCCCTCCATCCGGATCCTCGAGAGCGACGAGGACGTCCTGCTCTACGCGATGGGACACATCCCGAACGCGCAACGGATCGACTGGCACACCGACCTGAACGACGGCGTGGTGCGCGACTACGTGTCGCGCGAGGCGTTCCAGGCGCTGGTGCGTGCGCGCGGCATCGACGAGCAGACGACCGTGATCTTCTACGGGGACAAGAACAACTGGTGGGCCTGTTATGCGTTCTGGGTCTTCCAGCTCTTCGGCTTCCGGAACGCGCGCATCCTCGACGGCGGGCGTTCGAAGTGGGAGCTCGAAGGTAGGCCGATGACGACCGAGGTCCCTTCCTTTCCACCGACCAGCTACGTCGCCCCCGAACGCGACGACGCCCGGATCCGCGCCTACATGCACGAGGTGCGCGCGCACATGGAGGCGGGGAAGGCGCTGGTGGACGTCCGGTCGACGCCGGAGTACACCGGCGAGCGCACACACATGCCGGAGTACCCGCAGGAGGGGACGCTGCGCGGCGGCCACATCCCGGGGGCGAAGTCGGTCCCGTGGGCGAGGGCGGCCAACCCCGACGGCTCGTTCAAGTCGGCGGCCGACCTGCGTGCCATCTACGAGGGGGAGCAGGGATTGCGCCCGGACGACGACGTCATCGCCTACTGCCGCATCGGCGAGCGCTCGTCGCACACCTGGTTCGTCCTCACGTACTTGTTAGGTTACCGGCACGTGCGCAACTACGACGGCAGCTGGACCGAATGGGGGAATGCCGTGCGCGCGCCCATCCGCCTGGGGAGCCAACCGTGA
- a CDS encoding copper-translocating P-type ATPase: MTTSLSAEPRGAAADERSTVVIPVSGMTCAACQGRVQRTLGKTPGVLDATVNLMTNSATVAYDPARIDPATLVERIRDTGYGAELPVPGRTAAEEQDAQDAARRQEYAELRHKAIIAALVGVVAMVVSMPLMSANAHLGMGETADPFMRWSMMVLDPALRRVMPWVYAIPATTLGYALLALTLVIMGWAGRHFYTRAWQAFRHRSADMNTLIAIGTGAAFLFSAAATLAPGFFIARGVAPDVYYEAVIIIIALILVGNAMEARAKGETSSALRKLIDLQPKVARVDRDGVEVELPLEQVRSGDVIGVRPGERIPVDGVIVSGESAVDESMLTGESMPVAKRVDDRVIGGSVNRTGAFRFRATTLGADSVLSQIVALMKDAQGTRAPIQRQADRISGIFVPIVLSIAVATFVTWFVASDSAPFVRGFAAAVAVLIIACPCAMGLAVPTAVMVATGRGAQLGVLIKGGEALERASRVDTVVFDKTGTITAGRPEVMAVVQRGAEVSEGEMLRLVASLEQSSEHPLGEAIAARATAMGAALVRAEAFDSVTGKGVVGVVDGQGLAVGNAALMADNAIDVAPLSEQAGAWSSLGYTPVYVAVNGTLTGALAIADPLKPTAAQAVEALKAQGMEVVMLTGDTHRTAEAIARQAGIARVVADVRPDGKVEEIRRLQREGRVVAMVGDGINDAPSLAQADVGIALGTGTDIAIEASDITLMRGDPTSVVDALALARSSLRIMKQNLFWAFIYNSIGIPVAAGALYPVFRLLLSPILASAAMAMSSVSVVGNSLRLRSWRPPTRGQRHA; the protein is encoded by the coding sequence ATGACGACATCTCTTTCGGCCGAGCCGCGGGGGGCGGCGGCCGACGAGCGGAGCACGGTGGTGATTCCGGTGAGCGGGATGACCTGCGCGGCGTGCCAGGGGCGCGTCCAGCGCACCCTGGGCAAGACGCCCGGGGTGCTCGACGCCACCGTGAACCTGATGACCAACAGCGCGACGGTCGCCTATGACCCCGCGCGCATCGACCCCGCCACCCTGGTCGAGCGCATCCGCGACACGGGCTATGGCGCCGAGCTCCCCGTGCCGGGGCGTACCGCGGCCGAGGAGCAGGACGCGCAGGATGCGGCGCGTCGACAGGAATACGCCGAGCTGCGACACAAGGCGATCATCGCCGCGCTGGTCGGGGTCGTCGCGATGGTCGTCTCGATGCCGCTCATGTCGGCCAACGCACACCTGGGGATGGGCGAGACCGCCGATCCCTTCATGCGGTGGTCGATGATGGTGCTCGACCCGGCCCTCCGGCGCGTGATGCCGTGGGTCTACGCCATCCCCGCCACGACGCTCGGCTACGCGCTGCTGGCGCTGACGCTGGTGATCATGGGGTGGGCGGGACGGCACTTCTATACGCGCGCCTGGCAGGCGTTCCGTCATCGCTCGGCCGACATGAACACGCTCATCGCGATCGGCACCGGGGCGGCCTTCCTCTTCTCCGCGGCGGCGACGCTCGCGCCGGGCTTCTTCATCGCGCGCGGAGTGGCCCCCGACGTCTACTACGAGGCGGTCATCATCATCATCGCCCTCATCCTCGTCGGGAACGCGATGGAGGCCAGGGCGAAGGGCGAGACGTCGTCGGCATTACGCAAGCTCATCGACTTGCAGCCCAAGGTGGCCCGGGTGGACCGTGACGGGGTGGAGGTGGAGCTCCCGCTGGAGCAGGTGCGCAGTGGCGACGTGATCGGCGTGCGCCCGGGGGAGCGCATTCCGGTGGATGGGGTGATCGTCTCCGGCGAGAGCGCGGTGGACGAGTCGATGCTCACCGGCGAGTCGATGCCCGTGGCCAAGCGGGTCGACGACCGCGTGATCGGCGGCTCGGTCAACCGCACCGGGGCGTTCCGCTTCCGGGCCACGACGTTGGGCGCCGATTCGGTCCTGTCCCAGATCGTGGCGCTGATGAAGGATGCGCAGGGGACACGGGCCCCCATCCAGCGGCAAGCCGACCGGATCAGCGGGATCTTCGTCCCCATCGTCCTGTCGATCGCCGTGGCGACGTTCGTGACCTGGTTCGTGGCCAGCGACTCGGCGCCGTTCGTGCGCGGCTTCGCGGCGGCCGTGGCGGTCCTGATCATCGCCTGTCCGTGCGCGATGGGACTGGCGGTCCCGACGGCCGTGATGGTGGCCACGGGGCGCGGGGCGCAGCTGGGTGTCCTGATCAAGGGGGGCGAGGCGCTGGAACGGGCGTCGCGGGTGGACACGGTCGTCTTCGACAAGACGGGGACGATCACCGCAGGGCGCCCGGAAGTGATGGCGGTCGTGCAACGTGGCGCCGAGGTGAGCGAGGGCGAGATGCTGCGCCTGGTCGCGTCGCTCGAGCAGTCCTCGGAGCACCCGTTAGGCGAGGCGATCGCGGCGCGGGCGACGGCCATGGGCGCCGCCCTCGTGCGGGCCGAGGCGTTCGACTCGGTGACCGGGAAGGGGGTGGTGGGGGTCGTCGACGGACAGGGGCTGGCGGTGGGGAACGCCGCCCTCATGGCCGACAATGCGATCGACGTCGCCCCGCTCAGCGAGCAGGCGGGTGCGTGGTCGTCGCTCGGCTACACGCCCGTCTATGTCGCCGTCAACGGCACCCTGACGGGGGCGCTGGCCATCGCCGACCCGCTCAAGCCGACGGCCGCGCAGGCGGTGGAGGCGTTGAAGGCGCAGGGGATGGAGGTGGTGATGCTGACGGGCGACACGCACCGCACCGCCGAGGCCATCGCCCGCCAGGCGGGGATTGCCCGCGTGGTGGCCGACGTGCGCCCCGACGGCAAGGTGGAGGAGATCCGCCGGCTGCAACGCGAGGGGCGGGTCGTGGCGATGGTCGGTGACGGCATCAACGACGCGCCGTCGCTGGCCCAGGCCGACGTCGGCATCGCCCTCGGCACCGGGACCGACATCGCGATCGAGGCGAGCGACATCACCCTGATGCGGGGCGACCCGACCTCCGTGGTCGACGCCCTGGCGCTGGCCCGGTCCAGCCTGCGCATCATGAAGCAGAACCTGTTCTGGGCCTTCATCTACAACTCCATCGGGATCCCGGTGGCGGCGGGGGCGCTCTATCCGGTCTTCCGCCTCCTCCTCAGTCCCATCCTGGCCAGTGCGGCGATGGCGATGAGCTCCGTCTCGGTCGTGGGCAACTCGCTGCGTCTCCGCTCCTGGCGTCCTCCCACCAGGGGTCAGCGCCATGCATGA
- a CDS encoding copper resistance protein CopZ produces the protein MERITLKVSGMSCGHCVQAVRKAITAVEGATLEQLAIGSATVAYDPSRTTVGALIEAVGDAGYDAQEVT, from the coding sequence ATGGAGCGGATCACGCTGAAGGTTTCGGGCATGTCGTGCGGACACTGCGTCCAGGCGGTGCGCAAGGCGATCACCGCCGTCGAGGGGGCGACGCTCGAGCAGCTGGCCATCGGTTCGGCGACGGTCGCATACGACCCCTCGCGGACGACGGTGGGGGCGCTGATCGAGGCCGTGGGCGACGCGGGTTACGACGCGCAGGAGGTCACGTGA
- a CDS encoding copper-transporting ATPase, with translation MSAADWGVVAGGLVLIALINWYFFFSEGEGATAAVAAGGAARVPIVVRGGYTPSTVRVPRGARVTLVFDRQEDSSCSEEVVIPDFGVRRFLPAHEKTAVELTAGAPGTHEFMCGMGMLRGTIVVEDRS, from the coding sequence GTGAGCGCCGCGGACTGGGGAGTGGTGGCCGGCGGCCTCGTCCTGATTGCCCTCATCAACTGGTACTTCTTCTTCTCCGAGGGCGAGGGGGCAACGGCGGCTGTTGCGGCTGGCGGTGCGGCCCGGGTCCCGATCGTGGTGCGGGGGGGCTACACCCCCTCGACCGTGCGCGTGCCGCGCGGCGCCCGCGTGACCCTGGTCTTCGACCGGCAGGAGGACTCGAGCTGCTCCGAGGAAGTGGTCATTCCCGACTTCGGCGTGCGGCGCTTCCTCCCGGCGCACGAGAAGACCGCGGTGGAACTGACCGCGGGGGCGCCGGGGACCCATGAGTTCATGTGCGGGATGGGAATGCTGCGGGGAACGATCGTGGTGGAGGACCGGTCATGA